From Salminus brasiliensis chromosome 21, fSalBra1.hap2, whole genome shotgun sequence, a single genomic window includes:
- the fezf2 gene encoding fez family zinc finger protein 2, translating to MRVPGHSATESSDSEHSSSSRSTSSWRSARSPSSARRKEEKRRKRTWRRIEGPGWRPVAMASSLPMETATSCARLEGGGGSSGVGGGGATAKPLAFSIDRIMSIKPSGTRGSEGAVSGGALGPRALPAQPPFTYDLQQAAALMNYAELWRAGFRGAALCASAAACRAAFCGVCGGGSTAADSSPRGRVIKPQVIHRAVAAAAAAPLYYFGCFDSACHPNELLNGRLFSSSAAAAAAAAAAAAAAAAAGPHARAHTHAASGAQHTLLLLESAKLDRLPTPQHPHKERLPGQLDHVVKENHSAGAAVAADRSGAGKAHVNGKANGCASDGKPKSFTCEVCGKVFNAHYNLTRHMPVHTGARPFVCKVCGKGFRQASTLCRHKIIHTQEKPHKCNQCGKAFNRSSTLNTHVRIHAGYKPFVCEFCGKGFHQKGNYKNHKLTHSGEKQFKCSICSKAFHQIYNLTFHMHTHNDKKPFTCATCGKGFCRNFDLKKHVRKLHESGACTTPAVHEPPVAART from the exons ATGCGCGTCCCGGGACACTCAGCCACGGAGAGCAGCGATAGCgagcacagcagcagcagtagaagCACGAGCAGCTGGAGGAGCGCGAGGAGCCCCAGCAGCGCgaggaggaaggaggagaagaggagaaagaggacgTGGAGGAGGATAGAAGGTCCCGGCTGGAGACCGGTGGCCATGGCGAGTTCTTTGCCCATGGAGACGGCCACGTCCTGCGCCCGCCTGGAAGGTGGCGGCGGCAGCAGCGGAGTCGGCGGTGGTGGCGCGACTGCCAAACCGCTGGCCTTCTCCATCGACCGGATCATGTCAATCAAACCGTCTGGGACTAGAGGGAGCGAAGGCGCAGTAAGCGGGGGCGCGCTAGGCCCGCGCGCGCTCCCAGCGCAGCCTCCCTTCACCTACGACCTCCAGCAGGCCGCCGCGCTCATGAACTATGCCGAGTTGTGGAGGGCCGGGTTCCGGGGGGCAGCGTTATGCGCTTCGGCAGCCGCCTGTCGAGCCGCTTTCTGCGGCGTTTGTGGAGGTGGGAGCACCGCTGCGGACTCCTCGCCGCGGGGCCGCGTGATCAAACCGCAGGTGATCCACCGGGCGGTGGCCGCAGCCGCCGCTGCGCCGCTCTACTACTTCGGTTGCTTTGACTCCGCGTGCCACCCGAACGAACTGCTGAACGGACGCTTGTTTTCCTCATCCGCAGCGGCTGCAGctgcagcggcggcggcggcggcggcggcagcggcGGCAGGGccgcacgcgcgcgcgcacactcACGCCGCCTCAGGAGCGCAGCACACGCTGCTGTTGCTCGAGAGCGCCAAACTGGACAGGTTGCCCACCCCACAGCACccgcacaaggagaggctgccGGGGCAGCTCGACCACGTGGTGAAGGAGAACCACAGCGCGGGAGCGGCGGTGGCGGCGGACAGGAGCGGTGCGGGGAAGGCGCACGTCAACGGAAAAGCTAACGGCTGCGCCTCAGACGGAAAGCCCAAGAGCTTCACGTGCGAAGTGTGCGGGAAG GTGTTTAACGCGCACTATAACCTGACCCGCCACATGCCGGTGCACACGGGCGCCAGACCGTtcgtgtgtaaagtgtgtgggAAAGGATTTCGGCAGGCGAGCACACTGTGCAGACACAAAATCATCCACACACAA GAAAAGCCTCATAAATGTAACCAATGTGGAAAAGCTTTCAACAGGAGCTCCACGTTAAACACACATGTCCGCATCCACGCCGGATACAAACCGTTCGTCTGTGAATTCTGTGGGAAAGGGTTTCACCAAAAAG GGAATTACAAAAACCACAAGTTGACGCACAGCGGAGAAAAGCAGTTTAAATGCTCCATCTGCAGCAAAGCCTTCCACCAGATCTACAACCTCACCTTCCACATGCACACGCACAACGACAAGAAGCCCTTCACCTGCGCCACATGCGGCAAAGGCTTCTGCCGCAACTTCGACCTCAAGAAACACGTGCGCAAGCTGCACGAGAGCGGAGCCTGCACTACCCCAGCGGTCCACGAGCCCCCCGTAGCAGCCCGGACCTGA